A genomic segment from Bacteroidales bacterium encodes:
- the yidD gene encoding membrane protein insertion efficiency factor YidD, giving the protein MRQFFKYFVLGFVWFYRWVISPITMSSCRHVPTCSQYMIEAIHRHGPGRGFLLGMNRLSRCHPWGTHGYDPVPQFVIRKYRTGRKGKTETILKDQMSSE; this is encoded by the coding sequence ATCCGGCAATTCTTCAAATATTTTGTGCTGGGCTTTGTCTGGTTTTACCGGTGGGTGATCTCCCCCATTACCATGTCATCCTGCAGGCATGTGCCCACCTGTTCCCAGTATATGATAGAAGCGATTCACCGGCATGGCCCGGGCAGGGGATTTTTGCTGGGCATGAACCGGCTCTCGCGCTGTCATCCCTGGGGAACGCACGGCTACGATCCGGTACCGCAGTTTGTGATCAGGAAATACCGAACCGGGAGGAAGGGTAAGACGGAGACGATACTGAAAGACCAAATGAGTAGTGAGTGA